The Primulina huaijiensis isolate GDHJ02 chromosome 9, ASM1229523v2, whole genome shotgun sequence genomic interval ACATTCACATAGGGGAGGTATATTTGCAGGAGTTTTGAATGATTGTGGTGGGTTCCCTTTTTCTCTTGGTTATGGAGTTTTAAAGCTTTTTAAGCCACATCTGGCTGTGCCCTGCACCTAGTTGTGTCAGGCCCTTGTCTTTGCATTGATAACTATGATCGATACCATAAGCAATTATGCTTGAAAAAGGTAACATGGTTATTTGTACATTACAAAAGCCTTAATTATATGTTTTCAAAACAACAATAcaacgaaaggaaaaatgtGAGCAGAGTTCTACCTAATGTCTTAATGTTTGAGAATGAAAGGAAGTTTATGTATACCTTTGTTCAAGTCCATGCACTGCTTCAATTTCTCCTCATACAAGCTCAATCTCTCCTAAATTCATTGCAAACAggaaaaaataaacaaagatAAATAACAATACCAACTTCGCATCCGATAAGACCAATACTAGAAATAGTGTgcattaaaaaatcaaaaaatcatacacaaaagaaacaattaagaaaaccaccactaatttttttaataaattaatttggaaTTTTGCAAATCCACATGTGTgactacaagaaaaataataaataagaaaaacaaGCACTCCAACTGGAAGACCTGTAATAATTTATCTGAGTCAATAGGTCATCAAGAATGCAAGAAGTAATTGAACTTTTTCCATCCCATCCCTGAGAGACTGATAACAGATAACATGAATGGCTAACGCATTAATCATCTATGGAGGAACAAGAACCCTTCCAAACCTCATAGGGAACTATTTAACATGCAATGGCTATCAGAACTAAAGAGCTCGTGTAACCAAcaagaaaaattataataaagacTAAGGAAACGATTATAACATACAACTACATGAAGAAACGAAAAGAAACATATTTATCTACTAAGCATATGATGAAAAACATCAAATCAGGGAGTTTCATCAAATTAAACACCATGACCACAAAAGACAAAAAGGTTGAGTGTATGGGAGGAGGAGTTCAACATTGGCTGCGATAAAAAGAAACATACAAATTCTCTTTTGATAGAATGATCATCTGGGTCCACGCCCTTGCACCTCAACCTCACTGTAAACCACAccaatcaaaaaataataattagagAATCGCTTTCAATAACTCTCATTGTAATACAAAAAAtaggatataaaaaaaattgaaacttcaCATCAACGATGCATGCTTAATCTTTGAACAAACATGAATGAAATGGCGAAACATGATCTGCATACAAGCAAAGAGGGTGGTGTTGGCTTTGGCAATCATCAAAAGGACATTTGCTCTTTCGAGATGCTCTAAATGGGAAAGGGTTTCTGTATCGCAGTAGGACAGGAACTCTTCCAGATTCGCTTCCACATCTTCAACGTTTCTTGATGTTCTCCTCACAGCCTCCATAACTGATTCGGGTATCACGTTATGGCTACccccactgctgctaccaccgcTGTCCATCGTTCTCTTTCTATTCTTGCGACTAAATTCGAGTTCTTTTTCCTGAGGGTGTCTTCGAAAAATGGTACGAAGAATTCGGAGAACAAAATCCGTCGATTAGCACAACAAAAAAGTTATCTATACAACTACTGCATATGTAAAACCTTCGATTTCCTCTttcagaaaataattttaagatccGTTTGAAATGAGatatttaaaatgatggatttaatttatatatactatatttgATTATCtggataaattttaaatatgcatttattaatcagacaaatttaataaaattgttaaaatagttttaaaataaaactaagatatatgttattttaaatccaatttttaaattatttgaataaaattcatttaTCTATTAAATACATTcatccaaaataaataaataaataaaaacaaaaaacagaaagtattaaaaaaatgtgtcGAATAATTTCgctattaaaattttgtggacatgaggttacgtaatcggaaatgcttgaaaaaacattttccacatttcacgcatcaaatataactctacaacaacaatatagagtgtgtgaatttgagagatattctgaacttttCGTCTGTCTTCTTGTgacggaaaagaacaacgagctgttaatgagaaatcatcagtcccgactcactggatcaacagcatttccagaagtaaatgatgtaagtaaaaatgaatttaaatctggaaaccaaaatcaaattcagagacaaggttttggtcgaggtcgaggtcgaggtcgtggtcgtggtcgtggtcatggacgtggacgtggaagtggtcgtggtcacagtcgcggccgtggttttgaaaataatcgagatagttacttcTTAAcacatctcaaaagagcgtcccaaaccatctaCTGAAAAAGcatcatgaaaatatgattgctaatgagaatcactcaaaaagatttgaaagttcttgttttagatgtggtactccaagacattggtcccgtatttgtcgagcccctgagtatctttgtaaactttataaagaatcgataaaatggaaagaaaatGATACCAAATTCACTGATAACAGTGAActtttgagtgattcaactcattttgatgctggagattttatGATTGATTTCTCggacaatgatcaatttgctggtggaatatatatgtaaaatattttatttttctatgtacttgtatgataatattttatcgtgtgtattgtattatattttatttttataaatgtattgtcagtaattttatttcattgcatatttttttttgaagttcaaatatgaaaaatgctatgaacaaagctgaagttttcatacctgatagtggtacaacgcacactatcctccgagataaaagatatttcttggaattaaaaccaacaaaaacaatggtgaatgcAATATCAGGTCTTGTAGACTTGATTTaaggttgtggtaaagcacaatttttgttacctaatggtacaaaatttttgataaatgatgctttgtattcaccacaatcgaaaagaaatttgttgagctttaatgatatatattctcatgggtatgatactcaaataatgaatgaagggaatgagaaatatatgtgtcttaccacatataaatcaggaaagaaatatgtgattgaaaaactatcaatgctccctactggattgcattatacacatataagtctcattaaatcaaacatggtagttgataatttttcaatattaaccaagtggcatgatcgattagaacatcctggttcaacaatgatgcgaagaattatagaaaatacacatggttaTCCGCTGAAAGatcagaagatctttcagaataataagtttcaatgtaaaacatgttctcttggaaaacttattataagaccatcatcagccaaaatccaaactgaatcaccaatgtttcttgaacgtatttagggtgatatttgtggaccaattcatccaccatatggaccatttagatactttatggtattgattgatgcctccagcagatggtcacatgtatgtttattgtcaactcgaaatgttgcatttgcaagattacttgctcaaataataaaattgaggaatcattttctcgattatacaatcaaggaaattagacttgataatgctggtgaattcacttcccagactttcaatggttattgtatgtctattggaatcattgttgagcatttTGTTGCTCATGtgcatacacagaatggattggctgaatcattgattaaacgtctgcaactgattgctagaccaatgattatgaaaacaaagctacatatttctatatggggacatgca includes:
- the LOC140984404 gene encoding uncharacterized protein isoform X1, coding for MDSGGSSSGGSHNVIPESVMEAVRRTSRNVEDVEANLEEFLSYCDTETLSHLEHLERANVLLMIAKANTTLFALRLRCKGVDPDDHSIKREFERLSLYEEKLKQCMDLNKAPLRPSTTINPQAAARFIDHSLPDLSREQKQSMREVIQGESRRINYLERNIQKKRKYQAPEKQSVRSEAQEFLEKASRELLGDNNVTKGPLQFQSEDPEDES